One genomic segment of uncultured Methanobrevibacter sp. includes these proteins:
- a CDS encoding DUF192 domain-containing protein, giving the protein MEIIYADTFFKRFKGLMGKKQFEKGMLFTDLTDSSIHTMFMRFAIDVYFIDENKTVYDKVTLRPWRFYKPKKRAKYILETRKNKLKLNIGDKLDLI; this is encoded by the coding sequence ATGGAAATAATTTATGCAGATACTTTTTTTAAACGTTTTAAAGGTTTGATGGGCAAAAAACAATTTGAAAAGGGGATGCTGTTTACAGACCTCACTGACTCCTCAATCCACACCATGTTCATGAGATTTGCCATAGACGTTTACTTTATCGATGAAAACAAGACTGTTTATGATAAGGTCACCTTAAGGCCATGGAGATTCTATAAGCCAAAAAAACGGGCAAAATATATTCTTGAAACAAGAAAAAACAAGTTAAAATTAAATATTGGAGATAAGTTAGATTTGATCTAA
- a CDS encoding DsbA family protein: MNILYLIDFNCPYSYIGLERIKKAVANQKLDVEWEMKSFELEPLTGKASIGAVERYAEKFDISSDEALEKIAEIEKIASDDGLKLSFRDMTLRSSKDAHRICKYVQANHPDAMSCLVEKIFHANFVENKNIADNKILKEIAISCGIDEFDANKILDNNYYNIEVELDKDEALIHGITATPCFILTKNEERLIIPGVFSTEEFETALKDFNEGDVQSKSYGFGGLK; this comes from the coding sequence ATGAATATACTATACTTAATCGATTTTAACTGTCCCTATTCATACATAGGACTTGAAAGAATCAAAAAGGCAGTTGCAAATCAGAAACTGGATGTAGAATGGGAAATGAAATCCTTTGAACTCGAACCGCTGACAGGAAAGGCCAGCATCGGGGCCGTTGAGAGATACGCCGAGAAGTTTGACATTTCATCTGATGAGGCTTTGGAAAAAATTGCTGAAATAGAAAAGATAGCTTCAGATGACGGTTTAAAACTGAGTTTCAGGGACATGACCCTAAGAAGTTCCAAGGACGCACATAGAATCTGCAAATATGTCCAGGCCAACCATCCAGACGCTATGTCATGCCTTGTTGAAAAAATATTTCATGCAAACTTTGTTGAAAACAAAAACATTGCAGACAATAAGATTTTAAAGGAAATTGCAATCTCATGCGGAATAGATGAATTTGACGCCAACAAGATTCTTGACAACAACTATTACAACATTGAGGTGGAACTCGACAAGGACGAGGCCCTCATTCATGGAATCACCGCAACACCATGTTTTATATTAACCAAAAATGAAGAAAGGCTCATCATCCCGGGAGTGTTTTCAACAGAAGAGTTTGAAACAGCCCTTAAAGACTTTAACGAGGGCGATGTCCAATCAAAATCATATGGTTTTGGCGGTTTAAAGTAA
- a CDS encoding dihydromethanopterin reductase (acceptor) encodes MRIAFAFTGAGHLLRESVQVALKLAKEHEVTVFLSGAAEEVLKMYGLYESVVNITGGKYRELATDSNQKFSYPITGRLSLGKYDLLIVSPATANTVSKIVYGIADTLVTNAVAQAGKGAVPVYMVPVDIHPGPIDTVLPSKMELSKCEGCDDCVAALVCEQGAIIPHSEIDLTKCIGCGLCRNSCPNDAISEGKIITIYMRDIDIENTRKLESIDDIRIFENPEDILDQI; translated from the coding sequence ATGAGAATAGCTTTCGCATTTACTGGAGCGGGTCATTTACTCCGTGAATCAGTACAAGTTGCTTTGAAGTTAGCAAAAGAACATGAAGTTACAGTATTTCTTTCAGGAGCTGCCGAAGAAGTTCTTAAGATGTATGGACTTTATGAAAGTGTCGTCAACATAACCGGCGGCAAATACCGTGAACTTGCCACTGATTCAAACCAAAAATTTTCATATCCAATTACAGGTCGTCTGTCTTTAGGCAAATATGACCTCCTTATAGTTTCACCTGCTACGGCAAATACCGTTTCAAAAATCGTTTATGGAATAGCGGATACTCTGGTCACCAATGCGGTCGCCCAGGCAGGTAAAGGTGCCGTACCGGTATACATGGTTCCAGTTGACATTCATCCGGGACCGATTGACACCGTGCTTCCATCAAAAATGGAACTGTCAAAATGTGAAGGCTGTGACGATTGTGTTGCCGCACTGGTGTGTGAACAGGGTGCAATCATTCCCCACTCAGAGATAGACCTTACCAAATGCATCGGCTGCGGATTGTGCAGAAACTCATGTCCGAATGATGCAATCTCAGAAGGAAAAATCATCACAATCTATATGAGGGATATCGATATTGAAAATACCCGAAAGCTTGAAAGTATTGACGATATCAGGATATTCGAAAATCCGGAAGATATTTTAGATCAAATCTAA